One Tolypothrix bouteillei VB521301 DNA window includes the following coding sequences:
- a CDS encoding sacsin N-terminal ATP-binding-like domain-containing protein: MSRFDKNVIATLNRIAAQKIFEKMRILRMSSTENSKRRWIWELLQNANDKGAIDFPDEQVAVRVRLTDDSIEFSHNYSYFTNKNIEGLIRQISSDDKDWGDTDKTEMPKTIGRFGTGFLTTHLLSEKVNVKGLFQDEGVLQRFSFPLDRSGRELKSLIESINNSFEEVNTSLNDSPHIENPDFSACNTTFEYELDESGKAIAEVGLDDLENSLPYTLIFIDKIKRVEIERSNCEKIVYEKQAPTHLTKDIKIVEFDKIQGDRIQKLYFACLSEELTSIAIQIDRDDNQTSILPFNNETPKIFLGFPLIGTEDFNFPVVINNPFLEPTEPRDGVFLTMKNEENIINNKKIVRGCVELYFILLQYAIDNDWQNLYLLAKTDLPNPLDWVSTDWYAQHIQKVLRARLMQSSIVYTDNPLYPKIQLAEALFPYAKSKSKISTIWDFANAFLSDCLPKKEHIGFWYEIIDNSWGKDLRYTLKRLVADVARFSNVTQLSDKIHQFEEEALHWLNKLIGFVLSEERDLLSEFAIIPNQYGEFKKREELWTDKDIPEELKDILKILQQDWRSKLKHNQITSCELAIAKSIQDIVDSINRIIKENTNPKVKDAVLGLIACFPADSSLSKNGDEVLGFAKDFYPTPDKKILANWIPGIWQECQEWFMNQVCHDIDIKQNVANLAEYLNQDALKWLSDFVKFAVKYNFESYFMKYAILPNQKGDFACKKQLYADLGVDEELKDILEELGDDCRSRLLAVEIELDLDGKIHTSEDIAREITKRVEAILKNEGLDKREERNKRVFSKLLLWFYENESLAEKIFGDLYDRRYRLRSDEEIIEDIKFRQAIVNNKNGYTEQEILELINTPKEELFRISPEDFHKFEQWKHNQSQMAQQVVQEEYKELVTPQELLTRLCIYSPEMLELARRRFRGTRIYEYLRYIPHDFAEYPYVEAIIRRAKNNIIAYLSQTDGYNCDRWYEQSTTVIGGITKNDRPITIVVRPSDRGQVILFYKEEFDALEYPETELWVDNDIRQEIITLGRVLKNTGINRIPL, from the coding sequence ATGTCCCGTTTTGACAAAAACGTTATTGCCACCTTAAACCGCATTGCCGCGCAGAAAATCTTTGAAAAGATGCGGATTTTAAGGATGTCATCTACAGAAAACTCCAAGAGACGGTGGATTTGGGAACTGTTACAAAATGCCAATGATAAGGGTGCTATTGATTTTCCCGATGAACAAGTTGCCGTTAGGGTAAGGTTGACAGATGATTCTATAGAATTCAGTCACAATTACAGCTATTTTACCAACAAAAATATTGAAGGCTTAATCCGTCAAATTAGTTCGGATGATAAAGACTGGGGAGACACGGATAAAACAGAGATGCCCAAGACGATAGGGAGATTTGGTACGGGCTTTTTGACCACTCACCTGCTGTCAGAAAAAGTCAACGTGAAGGGGCTTTTTCAAGATGAGGGCGTTCTTCAAAGATTTTCTTTTCCTCTAGACCGGAGTGGTAGGGAACTCAAATCTTTAATTGAGAGTATCAACAATTCCTTTGAAGAAGTCAACACGAGCTTAAACGATTCTCCGCATATTGAAAATCCTGACTTTAGCGCTTGCAATACCACATTCGAGTACGAACTTGATGAATCGGGTAAAGCGATCGCAGAAGTGGGATTGGACGATTTAGAAAATTCCCTTCCCTACACGTTAATTTTTATCGATAAAATTAAACGGGTGGAGATTGAAAGAAGCAATTGTGAAAAAATCGTTTACGAGAAGCAAGCACCCACCCATCTAACCAAAGATATCAAAATTGTTGAATTTGATAAAATTCAAGGCGATCGCATCCAGAAGCTGTACTTTGCTTGCCTGTCCGAAGAACTGACAAGTATAGCCATTCAAATTGATAGAGATGACAACCAGACATCTATTTTACCTTTTAATAACGAAACGCCCAAAATCTTCCTGGGCTTTCCACTGATTGGAACGGAAGACTTTAACTTTCCCGTTGTTATCAACAATCCCTTTCTAGAGCCGACAGAGCCCAGAGATGGGGTATTCCTTACCATGAAGAATGAAGAGAACATTATCAACAATAAAAAGATAGTCCGAGGCTGTGTTGAACTTTACTTTATTCTTTTACAATATGCGATAGATAACGACTGGCAGAACTTGTACTTACTAGCCAAAACGGATTTACCAAACCCGTTGGATTGGGTTTCTACAGATTGGTACGCGCAACACATCCAAAAAGTCTTAAGAGCTAGATTAATGCAATCTAGTATAGTTTATACGGACAACCCCCTGTACCCGAAAATTCAACTGGCAGAAGCTTTATTCCCCTACGCCAAGTCAAAATCTAAAATCTCAACCATTTGGGATTTTGCTAATGCGTTTTTGAGCGATTGCCTGCCCAAGAAAGAGCACATTGGGTTTTGGTACGAGATTATAGACAACAGTTGGGGGAAAGATTTACGCTACACTTTAAAGCGGCTGGTGGCTGATGTTGCTCGATTTTCAAATGTAACCCAACTGAGCGATAAAATTCATCAATTTGAGGAAGAAGCATTACATTGGCTGAACAAGCTGATTGGCTTTGTGTTATCCGAAGAGCGGGATTTATTAAGCGAGTTTGCTATTATTCCCAACCAGTATGGGGAATTTAAGAAGAGAGAAGAACTTTGGACAGATAAAGATATTCCCGAAGAACTTAAGGATATCTTAAAGATTTTACAACAAGACTGGCGCAGTAAGCTAAAACACAATCAAATTACCAGTTGCGAGTTAGCGATCGCCAAATCCATTCAAGATATTGTTGATTCTATCAACAGAATCATTAAAGAAAATACCAATCCCAAGGTAAAAGATGCTGTTTTGGGATTGATTGCGTGTTTTCCCGCAGATAGCAGTTTATCTAAGAATGGCGATGAAGTGTTGGGATTTGCGAAAGACTTTTACCCAACTCCAGACAAGAAAATATTAGCCAATTGGATACCGGGGATTTGGCAGGAGTGTCAGGAATGGTTTATGAATCAAGTCTGCCATGATATCGACATCAAACAGAACGTTGCCAATCTCGCAGAATATCTCAATCAAGATGCTTTAAAGTGGTTGAGCGATTTTGTGAAGTTTGCTGTCAAGTATAATTTTGAAAGTTACTTTATGAAGTACGCGATTTTACCCAATCAGAAAGGGGATTTCGCTTGTAAAAAGCAATTGTATGCAGACTTGGGAGTTGATGAAGAGTTAAAAGATATTCTAGAGGAATTGGGTGATGATTGCCGCAGTAGACTGTTAGCTGTTGAAATCGAACTCGACCTGGATGGGAAAATTCATACTTCAGAAGATATTGCCCGTGAAATTACTAAAAGAGTAGAAGCTATCTTAAAAAATGAAGGTCTTGATAAAAGAGAAGAAAGAAATAAACGAGTTTTTTCCAAGCTCTTACTCTGGTTTTATGAAAATGAATCTTTAGCAGAGAAGATTTTTGGCGATTTATACGACAGGCGTTATCGTTTGAGAAGCGATGAGGAAATCATTGAGGATATTAAATTCAGACAAGCTATTGTTAACAATAAAAATGGCTATACCGAGCAAGAGATTCTCGAATTAATAAACACTCCCAAAGAAGAGCTATTTCGGATTTCTCCCGAAGATTTTCACAAATTTGAACAGTGGAAGCACAATCAAAGCCAAATGGCTCAACAAGTGGTGCAAGAAGAGTACAAAGAATTGGTTACCCCTCAAGAATTGCTGACGCGGTTGTGCATCTATTCTCCCGAAATGCTGGAACTGGCTAGGAGACGATTTAGAGGGACGAGAATTTACGAATATCTCCGCTATATCCCTCATGATTTTGCCGAGTATCCTTACGTAGAAGCAATCATCAGACGTGCTAAAAATAACATCATAGCTTATTTGAGCCAAACAGATGGTTACAATTGCGATCGCTGGTACGAGCAAAGCACGACTGTCATTGGAGGAATTACGAAAAATGATAGACCGATAACAATTGTGGTAAGACCCTCAGATAGAGGACAAGTTATCCTCTTCTATAAAGAAGAATTCGATGCTTTGGAATATCCCGAAACCGAACTGTGGGTGGATAACGATATCAGGCAGGAAATTATCACTCTTGGCAGGGTCTTGAAAAATACGGGGATAAATCGGATACCTTTGTAG
- a CDS encoding pentapeptide repeat-containing protein, which translates to MNTSDSELDLLSLASRIKQLEEEQNLRRQNIAWLKKYFDALKQEFNNRPELEQIQSVQEAIAQLSAQIVELQQRIQTSSHLSNNPDDSEVVTQPSGTVARQQNQKPLIEANSLTETALDEEIELAAEPEKINRAFSDREFQIERIMWLVNRIYAAEEPNHEIPVSAEEFLSRYRAGERDFPGMNLAGVNLSGKTLNQINFSNANLFGANLSRTKLDSNNLSGANLRGADLSEADLSGANLTGANLNNACLHKTKLNSANLNEAKLFRANLSGVDLKKANLMRADLSHADLSQANLINANLEGANLEGTHLLHGYYDSTTIFPTGFNATQAGAYLIAPGASLQNANLAGANLCQVNLAGANLQGANFNSANMEGADLSESNLKGANLSSALLRNAKLIQSSLFQTDLSEANLVGADLSAANLYEADLSKANLSNAKLAAAHLSKTNMSQVNLSSANLRAAELKASNLIQVNLNNADLVGADLSKANLRNAIFSNTRFNDAILTGVNLVGVTLRGNFSGANLNETNLCGANLCELNLSGASLISSDMRGVNLSYANLTKASLKDANLTGANLLNAQLAGTVMPDGTTHE; encoded by the coding sequence GTGAATACCTCTGATTCAGAATTAGACTTACTATCTTTAGCTTCTAGAATCAAACAGCTAGAAGAGGAGCAAAATCTCCGGCGGCAAAATATTGCATGGCTTAAGAAATATTTTGATGCTCTCAAACAAGAATTCAACAACAGACCTGAATTAGAGCAAATTCAAAGCGTACAAGAGGCGATCGCGCAATTGTCCGCACAAATTGTAGAGTTACAGCAGCGCATCCAAACTTCATCTCATTTAAGTAACAATCCCGATGATTCTGAAGTGGTGACACAACCTTCTGGAACGGTCGCTCGCCAACAAAACCAAAAACCCTTGATAGAGGCAAATTCTCTTACCGAAACTGCTCTAGATGAAGAAATCGAGCTAGCAGCAGAACCAGAAAAAATTAACAGGGCTTTTAGCGATCGAGAGTTCCAGATTGAGAGAATCATGTGGTTGGTCAACAGAATTTATGCAGCAGAGGAACCCAACCACGAAATACCCGTTAGTGCTGAAGAATTTTTAAGTCGCTATAGGGCTGGAGAAAGAGATTTTCCCGGAATGAATTTAGCTGGAGTCAATCTTAGTGGAAAAACTCTAAACCAAATTAATTTTAGCAATGCCAACCTGTTTGGAGCAAATCTCAGTCGCACTAAACTCGATAGCAATAACTTGAGCGGTGCAAATTTAAGAGGAGCAGATTTAAGTGAGGCTGATTTATCTGGTGCAAACTTGACTGGAGCTAACTTAAATAATGCCTGCCTTCATAAGACAAAACTGAATTCTGCCAATCTCAATGAAGCAAAACTCTTTAGAGCAAACTTGAGCGGAGTAGATTTGAAGAAGGCTAACTTAATGAGGGCAGACCTGAGCCATGCCGATTTAAGTCAAGCGAACCTGATTAACGCAAATTTGGAAGGAGCTAATCTTGAAGGCACTCATTTGTTACACGGCTATTATGACTCAACGACTATCTTTCCTACAGGTTTTAACGCCACTCAAGCTGGTGCGTATTTGATTGCCCCCGGTGCATCACTGCAAAATGCTAATTTAGCAGGTGCCAACCTCTGTCAGGTAAACCTGGCTGGGGCAAATTTACAAGGCGCAAACTTTAATTCAGCAAACATGGAAGGTGCAGACCTGAGCGAATCTAATTTGAAGGGAGCAAACCTCAGCAGTGCATTGTTAAGGAATGCGAAACTTATCCAATCAAGTTTGTTTCAAACTGACTTAAGTGAAGCAAACCTTGTCGGAGCAGATTTAAGTGCGGCAAATCTATATGAAGCAGACTTGAGTAAGGCAAATCTCAGCAACGCAAAATTAGCAGCGGCTCATTTGAGTAAAACTAATATGAGCCAGGTAAACCTAAGTTCTGCAAACTTAAGAGCGGCAGAGTTAAAAGCTTCAAATCTAATTCAGGTTAATCTAAATAATGCTGACCTAGTTGGAGCAGATTTAAGTAAGGCAAATTTAAGAAATGCAATATTTAGTAATACAAGATTCAACGATGCCATTCTAACAGGGGTAAATTTAGTTGGGGTAACACTAAGAGGCAATTTTAGTGGAGCCAATTTAAACGAGACTAACTTATGCGGGGCTAACCTCTGCGAGCTAAACTTAAGTGGGGCAAGTTTGATTTCATCCGATATGCGTGGGGTCAACTTGAGCTATGCAAATCTTACAAAAGCAAGCTTGAAAGACGCAAACCTTACTGGTGCGAACCTTCTGAACGCACAGCTCGCTGGTACTGTCATGCCAGATGGCACGACTCACGAGTAA
- a CDS encoding GIY-YIG nuclease family protein: MEWTNWPNVRFEERHLLPSYSGIYAIADANQYVWYVGQAANLKNRWAGRTHHRYPQLIRSNRKLCHKIYWKQVPVNCLDEQERYYVNLFQPELNGCKVKKYLPKQPQVEREIKRLLKVLNKPTSLFPIVRSIVAGKYEDNEGKHCIIILININDHEILENSMRKRYANEIKKAWTHNTDYCGKNEQVYSPAWIATYNWNSYKFEFLIVDWELFNYLENNPEANLHYTGVAELLGIQVKALTDLNIFDKFSLEEASSYLDFEGKRPLRSVAYINYRKNLLKCLVEEPERSL; this comes from the coding sequence ATGGAATGGACAAATTGGCCAAATGTCAGATTTGAGGAACGGCATCTTTTACCTTCTTATTCTGGAATCTACGCGATCGCGGATGCCAATCAGTATGTCTGGTATGTAGGTCAAGCTGCCAATCTCAAAAACAGATGGGCTGGTAGAACCCATCACAGGTATCCCCAGTTGATTCGGTCAAACCGCAAGTTGTGCCATAAGATTTATTGGAAACAAGTTCCTGTTAACTGTTTGGACGAACAAGAACGGTATTACGTGAACTTATTTCAGCCCGAACTGAACGGTTGTAAAGTGAAAAAGTATCTACCGAAACAGCCCCAAGTCGAACGCGAGATTAAGCGATTATTGAAAGTTCTCAACAAACCAACATCTCTTTTCCCGATAGTTCGTTCCATCGTGGCTGGTAAGTATGAAGATAATGAGGGAAAACATTGCATAATTATTTTAATAAATATTAACGACCATGAAATTTTAGAAAACTCCATGAGAAAGCGGTATGCAAATGAAATCAAGAAAGCTTGGACTCATAACACAGATTATTGCGGTAAGAATGAGCAAGTTTACAGCCCAGCGTGGATAGCAACATATAATTGGAATTCGTATAAATTTGAATTTTTAATTGTAGATTGGGAATTGTTTAACTATTTGGAAAACAATCCCGAAGCTAACTTGCATTATACTGGGGTTGCCGAACTTCTTGGCATCCAGGTAAAAGCATTAACAGACTTAAATATTTTTGATAAATTTTCTTTAGAAGAGGCGTCCTCTTATCTAGATTTTGAAGGTAAAAGACCCCTAAGATCTGTTGCTTATATCAATTATCGGAAAAATCTACTGAAGTGCTTGGTAGAGGAACCGGAGCGATCGCTCTGA
- a CDS encoding DUF6887 family protein: protein MTKAQLRAYVLTNRDDDEAFHVYVDKVRESPRVEITSEEQFEQLVREKTLERAEEAESMNVKQMIVDEMEGCPNYELLEVLSHLRIVKARINKLGY from the coding sequence ATGACCAAAGCTCAGCTAAGAGCATACGTCCTGACAAACCGAGATGATGACGAAGCATTCCATGTATATGTGGACAAAGTTAGAGAATCTCCAAGAGTGGAAATTACATCCGAGGAGCAATTCGAGCAATTGGTTCGGGAAAAGACTCTCGAACGGGCAGAAGAGGCTGAATCTATGAACGTCAAACAAATGATTGTGGATGAAATGGAAGGCTGCCCTAACTACGAACTTCTAGAAGTCTTGAGTCATTTACGAATTGTTAAAGCAAGAATCAATAAGTTGGGTTATTGA
- a CDS encoding phage/plasmid primase, P4 family: MSQQLTAPKINRHYLNQRHKKELFEKRGLNPKWCEVNCRSISTNQATELLGYTAQSDGIWLEGSNYQGQYYPDKRWSSQGKSEKQSPKYRSPKGEYDIMLPIHPEDPHYWDDIEALKLKCYIIDGNPCLVTTEGFFKAIALTSHEVPTLALLGVEMGLTPTDADPQGKRYLVPTLEKLARAGFGFIHAFDADAVSNPNVIDAQRKLVHQLKKFNVAQYNVTGLWSEERGKGIDDYIKINGADKFKQEVLAKAVSIDKWEQQFNQEQQTQKKWTQSSLAEELAEEYRPKLAWYATRKCWYWYARKVSGVWSETVDEAIGALVTAEAKNRLGPVFNHDFISGTIKFLKYELAVDEWSEAQGLIPLIDGVLDPKTMKLLPHSPGYRFLWQLPYKWQDRAIGCQPITDWLLEIMKQDASLVQLLRAYLKAVVTGRSDLHRFLEAIGPGGTGKSTFLRLATALVGKENTTVTTLKQLETNRFETAALYGKRLVLITDSERYGGEVQTLKNLTGEDDLRNERKCIQQTTGFKYTGMVMVAANEPVQSSDYTSGLKRRRLTIPFTHQVLPHLQRDLDSEFKPYLPGLLEWVLEMPDVEMVSLVVDTNNSVPSLSGFSAEFLLDTNPLADWMDSCLVLEPNAKTHVGTLSKSAELYLYSSYCRWMDETGSRSVSLRRFSECLIDLCSNQLKLQGIKKGRDNQGAYITGLAIRQPGSDRDTASAVKPPAYRPITGTDGLVTNTQGLSDGSVTDQTPTSDPSDGCVKSVVVSDRQPSNQNSEECAIPNSQPIATHHNPTPNITKGLVIAVRNIADYSGEKVTIVGWERHGSKVQVEFPNGSYRWVKRHSLKIYNS, encoded by the coding sequence ATGTCACAACAACTCACAGCACCCAAAATCAACCGTCATTATCTCAATCAACGCCATAAAAAAGAACTCTTCGAGAAACGGGGACTGAACCCCAAGTGGTGTGAAGTCAATTGCCGCTCGATTTCCACAAACCAAGCGACCGAGCTACTGGGATACACCGCGCAAAGCGATGGCATCTGGCTGGAAGGCTCAAATTACCAGGGGCAGTACTACCCCGATAAGCGATGGTCCTCACAAGGCAAGTCAGAAAAACAATCTCCCAAATACCGCAGCCCCAAAGGTGAATACGACATCATGCTACCCATCCATCCAGAAGACCCTCACTACTGGGATGACATCGAGGCGTTAAAGCTCAAGTGCTACATCATCGACGGCAATCCTTGCTTGGTGACGACTGAGGGATTCTTTAAGGCGATCGCTCTCACGAGTCACGAAGTCCCCACACTCGCGCTCCTTGGGGTTGAGATGGGTCTAACGCCAACTGATGCCGACCCCCAGGGCAAGCGATATCTCGTGCCAACCCTAGAAAAGCTTGCCCGTGCTGGCTTTGGTTTCATCCATGCCTTTGACGCCGATGCTGTTAGCAATCCTAACGTCATCGATGCTCAAAGAAAACTCGTCCACCAGTTAAAGAAATTTAATGTAGCGCAATATAACGTAACTGGGTTGTGGAGTGAAGAGCGAGGGAAGGGCATTGACGATTACATCAAAATAAATGGAGCAGACAAATTCAAGCAGGAGGTGTTAGCTAAGGCCGTGAGTATTGACAAGTGGGAACAACAGTTCAATCAAGAACAACAAACGCAGAAGAAATGGACGCAATCATCTTTAGCTGAAGAACTCGCAGAAGAATACCGTCCGAAGCTGGCATGGTATGCAACTCGTAAATGCTGGTACTGGTACGCACGCAAAGTGTCTGGGGTGTGGTCGGAAACTGTTGATGAAGCGATCGGCGCTCTGGTGACAGCAGAAGCCAAGAACCGTTTGGGACCTGTTTTCAACCACGACTTCATCTCCGGCACTATCAAATTTCTCAAGTACGAGTTGGCCGTTGACGAATGGTCTGAGGCACAAGGGTTGATTCCACTTATTGATGGCGTGCTCGATCCCAAGACAATGAAATTACTTCCCCACTCCCCAGGATACCGCTTTTTGTGGCAGCTGCCTTACAAGTGGCAGGACAGAGCCATTGGCTGCCAACCCATTACAGACTGGCTCTTAGAAATCATGAAACAAGATGCTTCCTTGGTACAGCTGCTGCGGGCATACCTTAAGGCAGTAGTGACGGGGAGATCTGACCTCCACAGATTTTTAGAAGCAATAGGACCTGGTGGTACGGGTAAGAGTACATTCCTGCGTCTTGCTACAGCATTGGTTGGGAAGGAAAACACAACGGTCACCACCCTCAAGCAGCTAGAAACCAACCGCTTTGAGACAGCTGCTTTGTACGGCAAGCGCCTGGTACTCATTACGGACTCAGAACGCTACGGGGGAGAAGTGCAAACTCTCAAAAACCTGACTGGAGAAGATGACTTGAGGAACGAGCGCAAGTGCATCCAGCAGACCACAGGCTTTAAGTACACGGGCATGGTGATGGTTGCTGCTAACGAACCCGTTCAATCGAGCGATTACACCAGTGGATTAAAACGACGGCGGCTGACAATACCGTTCACCCACCAAGTCCTACCGCACCTACAGCGCGACCTCGACTCTGAATTCAAACCCTATTTACCCGGACTGTTGGAATGGGTGTTGGAGATGCCCGATGTAGAGATGGTTTCACTAGTAGTAGATACAAACAATTCCGTGCCTTCGCTCTCTGGCTTCAGTGCTGAGTTCTTGCTAGACACAAATCCTTTAGCAGACTGGATGGACAGTTGCCTAGTCCTAGAACCAAATGCAAAAACCCATGTTGGCACTTTATCAAAATCAGCCGAACTCTATCTTTACTCAAGCTATTGCAGATGGATGGATGAAACTGGTAGCCGCTCCGTCTCTCTAAGGCGCTTTAGTGAATGTCTCATTGACCTTTGCTCCAACCAGTTGAAATTGCAGGGCATTAAGAAAGGGCGAGATAATCAAGGAGCTTACATCACGGGACTGGCAATACGACAACCGGGGTCCGATCGCGATACGGCTTCAGCCGTTAAGCCTCCGGCTTATCGCCCGATTACAGGCACTGATGGATTGGTGACAAACACTCAAGGATTGAGTGATGGGTCAGTGACAGATCAAACCCCTACCAGTGACCCAAGTGACGGGTGTGTTAAGTCTGTTGTAGTAAGCGATCGTCAACCTTCAAATCAAAACTCAGAAGAATGTGCGATACCAAACTCTCAACCGATCGCTACCCATCACAATCCAACTCCAAACATCACAAAAGGTCTGGTTATTGCCGTTAGAAACATTGCTGACTATAGTGGCGAAAAGGTGACAATTGTTGGTTGGGAAAGACATGGTTCAAAAGTACAGGTTGAGTTTCCTAATGGCTCTTATAGATGGGTTAAACGTCACAGTCTCAAAATTTACAACAGTTAG
- a CDS encoding DEAD/DEAH box helicase family protein, giving the protein MFDLRDYQQELVAQTFAAWDQGTRKVLLQLSTGGGKTVIFAAIAREFTSSGLGVLVVAHREELILQAADKLAQTTNIEPGIIKAGYKPTDSLIQVASIQTLARRKNYSDAKLVIVDEAHHASAASYRNLLDAYPHALILGVTATPRREDGYGLRDIFDCLLCSVSTKELIIQGYLTDYKLIAGFKYSKHKVPQKRDFTKKELEEVASDYKPEEVLKQWQNFCDGRKTMIFAVNVAHSKAITAMFVRANIPCEHIDGETQESERADILERFRTGETQVISNCAILTEGFDCPDSQAVVIARPTTSVTLWLQMIGRVLRPSPGKEYAIILDMTDNWYRLGRPCDPRNWSLDPVSCDPDAQGVRCCPHCHHVFKPMPALIRSQQYFNSQLAEFVTVYEVDCANCGKSFKWVLEELNLMNGQKMPTIVSPQDIEFLEVPPTIRPSLFGPIIKAKKRKFKNKQQQTDFSLKTVINFLLTCPEITLEELRYAANLLNCQPWIVGHSINYLAHTLRAAESWEEVIKIMSARPQDIKQLIWKKLSQEEQNRFNQMKQRYEQQQQELLEWLSEDNLVTMAGDLEACENLEMFASLWQIYNKQALQIALERIRESSRHQINKWMQQLNNS; this is encoded by the coding sequence ATGTTCGACTTACGAGACTACCAGCAAGAGTTAGTTGCCCAAACGTTTGCTGCCTGGGACCAAGGCACGAGAAAAGTGCTGTTGCAACTCTCAACAGGTGGAGGTAAGACAGTCATCTTCGCTGCGATCGCCCGTGAATTTACCAGCAGTGGATTGGGCGTGTTGGTCGTTGCCCATAGAGAAGAACTGATTCTCCAAGCGGCAGACAAGTTAGCTCAAACGACTAACATAGAGCCAGGAATTATTAAAGCGGGATACAAACCCACTGACTCTCTCATCCAAGTCGCCAGCATCCAAACATTGGCAAGACGCAAAAATTATAGCGATGCAAAGCTTGTCATTGTGGATGAAGCCCACCATGCCTCAGCTGCGAGTTACCGCAATCTACTAGATGCCTATCCCCATGCCTTGATTTTAGGAGTGACTGCCACCCCCAGGCGCGAGGATGGTTACGGACTGCGCGACATCTTCGATTGCCTCCTTTGTTCGGTTTCAACTAAAGAGTTAATCATCCAAGGTTATCTCACCGACTACAAACTCATTGCTGGCTTTAAATACTCCAAACACAAAGTTCCGCAAAAACGCGACTTTACCAAAAAAGAATTAGAAGAAGTGGCTTCAGACTACAAACCTGAAGAAGTCTTAAAACAGTGGCAGAATTTTTGTGATGGCAGAAAAACAATGATTTTTGCTGTTAATGTCGCCCATTCAAAAGCTATTACAGCAATGTTTGTTAGAGCCAATATCCCTTGCGAGCACATTGATGGGGAAACCCAAGAGAGCGAGCGTGCCGATATTTTAGAAAGATTTCGGACCGGCGAGACTCAAGTTATTAGTAACTGTGCCATTTTAACAGAAGGTTTTGATTGCCCGGATTCCCAAGCTGTAGTCATTGCCCGTCCAACAACGAGCGTTACCCTTTGGTTGCAGATGATTGGTAGGGTATTGCGTCCGTCACCTGGTAAAGAATATGCCATCATCTTAGATATGACGGATAATTGGTATCGGCTGGGGCGCCCGTGCGATCCGCGCAACTGGAGTCTCGATCCTGTTTCTTGCGATCCAGATGCCCAAGGTGTGAGGTGTTGTCCTCACTGCCACCATGTTTTCAAGCCCATGCCCGCTCTCATTCGTTCCCAACAGTACTTTAATTCTCAATTGGCAGAATTTGTCACGGTCTACGAAGTCGATTGTGCCAACTGCGGTAAATCTTTTAAATGGGTATTGGAAGAATTAAACTTAATGAATGGGCAGAAGATGCCAACTATTGTCTCTCCTCAAGACATTGAATTTTTAGAAGTTCCACCCACAATTCGCCCCAGTTTGTTCGGTCCGATTATTAAAGCCAAAAAGCGCAAATTTAAAAACAAACAACAACAAACTGATTTTTCTCTTAAAACTGTCATAAATTTTCTCTTAACTTGCCCTGAAATCACTTTAGAAGAGCTACGATATGCAGCAAATTTATTGAACTGCCAACCGTGGATCGTCGGTCACAGTATAAATTATTTAGCCCACACTTTACGGGCAGCTGAATCTTGGGAAGAAGTCATCAAAATCATGTCCGCTCGTCCCCAAGATATCAAGCAATTGATTTGGAAAAAGTTATCACAAGAAGAGCAAAACCGATTCAACCAGATGAAGCAGCGTTACGAACAACAACAACAAGAACTACTTGAATGGTTGTCTGAAGACAATTTAGTCACCATGGCAGGTGACTTGGAAGCTTGCGAAAATCTAGAAATGTTTGCCAGTCTTTGGCAGATCTATAACAAACAAGCTCTTCAAATCGCACTTGAGCGCATACGTGAAAGTTCGCGCCACCAAATTAATAAGTGGATGCAACAGTTAAATAACAGTTAG